One window of the Candidatus Kinetoplastibacterium desouzaii TCC079E genome contains the following:
- the hfq gene encoding RNA chaperone Hfq has protein sequence MNNKGQTLQDPFLNKLRKDHVPVSIYLVNGIKLQGQIEAFDQYVVLLRNTVTQMVYKHAISTVVPSRAVSFQEDFDTE, from the coding sequence ATGAATAATAAAGGGCAAACTCTTCAGGATCCATTCTTAAACAAATTACGTAAGGATCATGTTCCTGTATCAATTTATTTGGTTAATGGAATTAAGTTGCAAGGTCAAATAGAGGCATTTGATCAATATGTTGTTTTGTTAAGAAATACAGTTACTCAAATGGTGTATAAACATGCTATTTCTACTGTTGTTCCATCTAGGGCAGTAAGTTTTCAGGAAGATTTTGACACAGAATAA
- the der gene encoding ribosome biogenesis GTPase Der — protein MSYKPVISLVGRTNVGKSTLFNRLTKTRNAIVADFPGLTRDRHYGEANIAFHKFIVIDTGGLEPNSKDVFSAKIASQTNQAILESDVIIFLLDARSGICNQDYEIAKMLRKIANKRIFMAINKSEGMSLEKFDSDFYKMGLGKPYLISSSHGDGIYNLFESALSDFPTENDLDIDPPSNNNIRLAIVGKPNVGKSTLINSIIGEERLIAFDMPGTTKDSIDVDFSIKDRNYVLVDTAGIRKKSKVFDYVEKFSVVKTLQSIESSNVVLLVLDACSDISEQDAHIAGFILESGKAIVIAINKCDSVKPEEMKNIERTFQRKMHFLSFARMHMISAIKKYNIRSLFDSINEAYESTFANLSTPKINRLLKLAVEKQPPPKKNILRPKMRYAHQGGQNPPVIVIHGNSLDLIPKSYVRFLESFFRKEFSLTGTPLRIDFKSSNNPYV, from the coding sequence GTGTCTTATAAACCAGTAATTTCTTTAGTTGGAAGAACGAACGTAGGTAAATCTACATTGTTTAATCGTTTAACAAAAACAAGGAACGCTATAGTAGCTGATTTTCCAGGATTGACGCGTGATAGACACTATGGCGAAGCTAATATAGCGTTTCATAAATTTATTGTTATTGATACAGGAGGCCTTGAGCCAAATTCTAAAGATGTTTTTTCTGCCAAGATTGCATCTCAAACTAATCAAGCTATTTTAGAGTCTGATGTTATAATATTTTTACTAGATGCTCGTTCTGGTATATGTAATCAAGATTATGAAATTGCTAAAATGTTACGTAAAATTGCTAATAAACGTATATTTATGGCAATTAATAAATCTGAAGGCATGTCTTTAGAAAAATTTGATAGTGATTTTTATAAGATGGGATTAGGTAAACCATATTTAATCTCATCTTCTCATGGTGATGGTATATATAATCTTTTTGAATCTGCTTTATCAGATTTTCCAACAGAAAACGATTTAGATATTGATCCACCATCAAATAATAATATTAGGTTAGCTATAGTAGGGAAACCTAATGTTGGTAAATCAACTCTTATTAATTCTATTATTGGAGAAGAAAGATTAATTGCTTTTGATATGCCGGGAACAACTAAGGATTCTATAGATGTAGATTTTTCAATTAAAGACAGGAATTATGTATTAGTAGACACAGCAGGAATAAGAAAGAAAAGTAAGGTTTTTGATTATGTTGAAAAATTTTCAGTTGTAAAAACATTGCAATCAATAGAGTCTAGTAATGTTGTATTGTTAGTTCTTGATGCTTGTAGTGATATTTCTGAGCAAGATGCTCATATTGCAGGTTTTATACTAGAGTCAGGTAAGGCAATTGTAATTGCAATTAATAAATGTGATTCAGTAAAACCAGAAGAAATGAAAAATATAGAAAGAACTTTTCAAAGAAAAATGCATTTTTTATCTTTTGCAAGAATGCATATGATTTCAGCTATCAAAAAATATAATATTCGATCTCTATTTGATTCTATAAATGAAGCTTATGAATCAACTTTTGCTAATTTATCAACTCCTAAAATTAATAGATTGTTAAAATTAGCAGTAGAAAAACAACCTCCACCAAAAAAGAATATATTAAGACCTAAAATGCGTTATGCTCATCAAGGAGGTCAGAATCCACCTGTGATTGTTATTCATGGTAACTCTCTTGATTTAATACCTAAGTCTTATGTTAGATTCTTGGAGTCTTTCTTTAGAAAAGAGTTTTCTTTAACTGGTACTCCTTTAAGAATTGATTTTAAATCATCTAATAATCCTTATGTTTGA